The Paenibacillus uliginis N3/975 genome has a window encoding:
- a CDS encoding S41 family peptidase, whose amino-acid sequence MLRKRTVVFLVVAAMLCGGLLTMMFTQLPNLAGSSASGEGLLASIAKNGLEQEEAKKIGTALDLIESNYYKDIDRDKLVDGAINGMMESLGDPYSNYMGKVPAAQFEESIEGSFSGIGAEVSSVDGNVVVVSPIKGSPADKAGIRAKDAILSVNGESLQGLDLNAAVAKIKGPKGSKAVIKVKRAGTSEPIEFVIIRDNVNLETVSARMESNKVGIIEISQFSLNTGDRFKEELKKLEAQGMEGLVIDVRNNPGGVLAVVIDIAEQFVPKGKLIVQVEDKDKKREKHPSNGESKPYPVTVLMNKGSASASEILAGALQQSAGAVLIGENTFGKGTVQTSFEKQFGDGSLLKVTIAKWLTPNGSWIHEKGIKPDLKVDQPDYFLVAPIDKKKTLKYDMNGSDVMNAQIMLEAVGYKPGRKDGYFDRATEKAVKSFQSSQKLKADGVVNTATAEALEAALIKKIQDPKNDNQLNRGITEIREEIATKASKK is encoded by the coding sequence ATGTTAAGAAAAAGAACGGTCGTATTTCTCGTTGTAGCTGCCATGCTGTGCGGTGGACTTCTGACGATGATGTTCACGCAACTGCCGAATCTTGCAGGTTCGAGTGCTAGCGGGGAAGGCCTGCTGGCTAGCATCGCGAAGAACGGGTTGGAACAGGAAGAAGCCAAGAAGATTGGTACCGCCCTCGACTTAATTGAAAGCAATTATTACAAAGATATTGACCGGGACAAGCTGGTTGATGGAGCGATTAACGGAATGATGGAATCACTTGGTGATCCTTACTCCAATTACATGGGCAAGGTGCCAGCAGCTCAATTTGAGGAAAGCATTGAGGGCTCGTTTAGCGGTATTGGTGCAGAGGTTTCCTCGGTTGATGGTAATGTTGTGGTCGTGTCCCCAATCAAGGGATCGCCAGCAGATAAAGCCGGCATTCGGGCCAAGGACGCGATTTTATCGGTTAACGGTGAATCATTACAAGGTCTGGATTTGAATGCTGCAGTGGCCAAAATCAAAGGTCCGAAAGGCTCGAAAGCGGTCATCAAAGTGAAACGCGCAGGAACGTCCGAGCCAATCGAATTTGTAATTATTCGAGATAACGTAAACCTGGAAACGGTTAGTGCCAGAATGGAGAGCAATAAAGTTGGTATTATTGAGATCTCACAGTTCTCCCTTAATACAGGTGACCGCTTTAAGGAAGAGTTGAAAAAGCTGGAAGCGCAAGGGATGGAAGGACTCGTGATTGACGTACGGAACAACCCGGGTGGTGTGCTTGCCGTTGTCATCGATATTGCTGAACAATTCGTGCCGAAAGGCAAATTGATCGTCCAGGTTGAGGATAAAGATAAGAAACGGGAGAAGCATCCTTCTAACGGAGAATCCAAACCGTATCCTGTTACGGTGTTGATGAACAAAGGCAGTGCCAGTGCTTCTGAAATACTGGCGGGTGCGCTGCAACAATCAGCCGGAGCTGTATTGATCGGTGAGAACACATTCGGTAAAGGTACGGTACAGACTAGCTTTGAGAAGCAGTTTGGAGACGGAAGCCTGCTTAAGGTAACGATCGCCAAATGGCTGACACCTAACGGTTCATGGATTCATGAAAAAGGAATCAAGCCTGATTTAAAAGTAGATCAGCCGGATTATTTCTTAGTTGCACCGATTGATAAGAAGAAAACATTGAAATATGATATGAACGGTTCTGACGTGATGAACGCCCAGATCATGCTCGAGGCAGTCGGCTATAAGCCAGGCCGGAAGGATGGTTACTTTGACCGGGCTACTGAAAAAGCTGTGAAGAGCTTCCAAAGCAGCCAGAAGCTTAAAGCAGACGGAGTGGTGAATACCGCAACAGCGGAAGCCCTTGAGGCTGCGTTGATCAAGAAGATTCAAGATCCGAAGAATGACAATCAATTGAATCGCGGAATCACCGAAATCCGGGAGGAAATCGCGACCAAGGCGTCGAAGAAATAG
- the ftsX gene encoding permease-like cell division protein FtsX: MTFKTFLRHLREGAKSVFRNGWMSVASVTSIVVSLFILGVFILLVLNVNALADKADSEVQVSAYLNLNVDEKMRETIHKEIKAMPEVNSITFVSKDEGMKELTESLGEEGKDMLDGFNTKDQNPLPDSFVIQVIEPTTVPFVADKISALNKKHPEQPIMRVKYGEGTVETLFKITRTVRNIGFIFVGGLGLMSMFLISNTIRVTILARRREIGIMKLVGATNNFIRWPFFVEGALIGFMGSLVTVGVLFFGYNRLHNAVKGDITLSQSLIPLGDIWMLLGGLILLLGMLIGIWGSTMSIRKFLKV; the protein is encoded by the coding sequence ATGACTTTTAAAACCTTCCTACGGCACTTGCGGGAAGGGGCCAAAAGCGTATTCCGGAACGGCTGGATGTCCGTAGCGTCTGTAACCTCAATCGTAGTGTCATTATTTATTTTGGGCGTATTTATTTTATTAGTATTGAATGTAAACGCATTGGCCGATAAAGCCGATAGTGAAGTACAGGTGAGCGCTTATCTTAATCTGAACGTCGATGAGAAGATGCGCGAGACTATCCATAAAGAAATCAAGGCGATGCCTGAAGTCAACTCTATCACTTTTGTTTCGAAAGACGAGGGAATGAAGGAGCTTACCGAAAGCCTAGGAGAGGAAGGCAAGGATATGCTGGACGGGTTCAACACTAAAGACCAGAACCCTTTGCCGGACTCATTTGTCATCCAGGTTATCGAACCTACTACAGTTCCTTTTGTAGCCGATAAGATTAGCGCGCTTAACAAGAAACACCCGGAGCAGCCGATCATGAGAGTGAAATACGGGGAAGGTACCGTTGAAACGCTGTTCAAAATTACCCGTACCGTACGTAATATTGGATTTATTTTTGTTGGCGGACTCGGCCTGATGTCGATGTTCCTGATCTCCAACACGATCCGGGTTACGATATTGGCCCGCCGCCGCGAGATTGGCATCATGAAGCTGGTCGGAGCGACGAATAATTTCATTCGCTGGCCGTTCTTCGTGGAAGGTGCCTTGATCGGGTTCATGGGCTCGTTGGTTACAGTTGGCGTGTTATTCTTCGGATACAACCGTCTACATAACGCGGTTAAAGGTGATATTACCCTGTCGCAAAGTTTGATACCGCTGGGAGATATATGGATGCTGCTTGGGGGATTGATACTCCTACTGGGAATGCTGATTGGCATTTGGGGCAGCACGATGTCTATTCGCAAGTTTTTGAAGGTATAA
- a CDS encoding murein hydrolase activator EnvC family protein, whose product MKKIAAGLAALLLAAVVFQPSVGLAENKTSADVDREIKALQEQVRQARNQKNKAAEDKQEAQHYKNKTNKTLKYVMDQIDIVSGEITKITMKIDETEEELHVTAQELKSAEERIAAREKLLEKRIRLIYMDGEVSYLDVLLSSTSFTDFLDRADSLKTIVDQDQDLLVQHKQDKILVLDKKKELEGQYAKAKDLYAQMEDHKHELNEKEKEKRVLIAEYDQKIEISDDISAEQEQMLVALATKRSNLQQQRNKLAAEEAARRAAKAKAEAEARARAAAAAAAAAKKKNTVASSRPSGGGGSFTGNGGPFAMPVSGAYLSSGYGPRTHPVTGQVMSMHTGQDLAAPEGTEIRAAESGTIILAEWWSSYGNTVIVDHGGGVWTLYGHIRNGGIKVSEGQQVSRGQKIAEVGSTGRSTGPHLHFEVRINGSAVNPTPYL is encoded by the coding sequence TTGAAAAAGATCGCCGCCGGATTAGCCGCCTTACTATTGGCCGCAGTCGTATTCCAACCCTCAGTCGGATTAGCCGAAAACAAAACATCTGCTGATGTTGATCGTGAAATCAAAGCGCTTCAAGAGCAGGTCCGTCAGGCTCGCAACCAGAAGAACAAAGCTGCAGAAGACAAGCAAGAGGCGCAGCATTACAAGAATAAGACAAACAAAACCTTGAAATATGTAATGGACCAGATCGATATCGTCAGCGGCGAAATTACCAAAATCACGATGAAAATTGATGAAACGGAAGAGGAGCTTCACGTGACTGCGCAAGAACTGAAGTCAGCTGAAGAAAGAATCGCAGCCCGTGAGAAACTTTTAGAGAAGCGTATTCGTTTAATATACATGGATGGGGAAGTTTCCTATCTGGATGTGCTTTTGTCTTCGACAAGCTTTACAGATTTCCTGGATCGTGCAGACTCGCTCAAGACTATTGTCGATCAAGACCAGGATCTTCTGGTTCAGCATAAACAGGACAAGATCCTCGTGCTGGACAAGAAAAAAGAGTTGGAGGGCCAATACGCCAAGGCTAAGGACCTGTACGCTCAGATGGAAGACCATAAACATGAGCTGAATGAGAAAGAAAAAGAGAAGAGAGTTCTCATTGCCGAGTACGACCAGAAGATTGAAATATCTGATGATATTTCTGCTGAGCAGGAGCAAATGCTTGTCGCGCTCGCTACGAAGCGTTCCAATCTCCAACAGCAAAGAAATAAGCTCGCAGCGGAAGAAGCTGCACGCAGAGCGGCTAAAGCAAAAGCTGAAGCCGAGGCAAGAGCTAGAGCAGCAGCTGCAGCAGCTGCTGCTGCGAAGAAAAAGAATACGGTCGCCTCGTCCAGACCTTCAGGCGGTGGAGGTTCGTTTACGGGCAATGGAGGTCCGTTCGCTATGCCTGTATCCGGTGCTTACCTGTCTTCCGGCTACGGACCACGTACTCACCCGGTCACCGGTCAAGTAATGTCGATGCACACCGGGCAAGATCTTGCCGCACCTGAAGGAACAGAAATTAGGGCAGCAGAGAGCGGCACTATCATTCTTGCTGAATGGTGGAGCAGCTATGGCAATACGGTTATTGTCGACCATGGCGGCGGTGTATGGACGCTTTACGGTCATATTCGCAACGGTGGCATCAAAGTAAGTGAAGGACAGCAGGTCAGCCGCGGACAAAAAATTGCTGAGGTTGGTTCTACAGGACGAAGCACAGGTCCTCATTTGCATTTTGAAGTGCGGATTAATGGCTCTGCTGTAAATCCGACTCCTTATCTGTAG
- a CDS encoding PDZ domain-containing protein — METAKELLWLGLDAGLQLLMQPFYYISIIFIALLYRRQVLLERKLFHVRLNGWGMQTWRTFLGGLVAGIAVSIVMAFLGISLTFAAVICIWVTALVLMLFRVRFLCFAYSIGVLGIIQFVLSWFPEWQPEGLLGSAITTISSLDIPALLALAAVLHFAEAALVVLQGSKFATPLFLEGKRGKLVGGYHMQSFWPLPLFLLIPASGGSMVLPWTPFFGGEAWSGGFSMLVLPVLIGFGEMTHSMLPRQKAAVTSKRLVVYSAVVLVLSLLAEWWSPLMIIAAIAALVLHEGLVWYSRNEENERSPVFVHPSHGLRVLAVLPGSPADELGILAGETILKANGTLVHNKEQLHAALRQNSAFCKLEVQNHQGESKFMQRAIYAGDHHQLGAIVAPDPDDNLSVKLKPLSVFALLGMKLNVKNKVAANPGQTKADSTPDKPETVEV; from the coding sequence TTGGAAACAGCCAAAGAGTTGCTGTGGCTCGGATTGGATGCAGGATTACAGCTGTTAATGCAGCCGTTTTATTATATTTCTATTATTTTTATTGCATTGCTTTATCGCAGACAGGTACTTTTGGAGCGTAAGCTGTTTCATGTACGTCTAAATGGTTGGGGAATGCAGACGTGGAGAACATTTCTTGGAGGGCTCGTTGCCGGGATTGCCGTTTCGATTGTAATGGCCTTTCTCGGAATATCCCTCACCTTTGCAGCCGTCATATGCATATGGGTAACGGCGCTTGTACTGATGCTGTTCCGGGTGAGATTTTTATGCTTTGCCTATTCCATAGGCGTGCTCGGTATAATCCAGTTCGTATTAAGCTGGTTTCCTGAGTGGCAGCCTGAGGGTCTGCTGGGGAGTGCGATAACTACGATAAGCAGCCTCGATATTCCTGCACTGCTTGCTTTAGCAGCTGTGCTTCACTTTGCAGAAGCGGCGCTTGTTGTACTGCAGGGCTCGAAGTTTGCAACACCGCTGTTCCTGGAAGGGAAGCGGGGTAAACTGGTGGGCGGTTATCACATGCAGAGCTTCTGGCCGCTGCCACTCTTCCTGCTGATACCGGCTTCCGGTGGCAGCATGGTATTGCCTTGGACGCCGTTCTTTGGCGGTGAGGCTTGGAGCGGCGGGTTCAGTATGCTGGTGCTGCCCGTACTGATCGGCTTTGGAGAGATGACACACAGCATGCTGCCACGGCAGAAGGCTGCAGTTACATCCAAGAGACTTGTTGTTTACAGTGCTGTGGTACTTGTACTGAGTCTGCTTGCCGAGTGGTGGTCGCCGCTTATGATTATCGCTGCTATTGCAGCACTGGTCCTACATGAAGGACTGGTCTGGTACAGCCGTAACGAGGAGAATGAGAGGAGTCCCGTTTTTGTTCATCCATCGCACGGTTTACGTGTACTGGCAGTGCTGCCGGGAAGTCCTGCGGATGAGTTGGGCATATTGGCAGGTGAGACGATTCTTAAAGCGAACGGGACACTTGTTCACAACAAGGAACAGCTGCATGCTGCGCTCCGCCAGAATTCGGCGTTTTGCAAGTTGGAGGTTCAGAATCATCAAGGTGAGAGCAAGTTTATGCAGCGGGCGATATATGCCGGTGACCATCATCAGCTCGGAGCCATCGTTGCACCGGACCCAGACGACAACTTGTCGGTGAAGTTGAAGCCACTTAGCGTGTTTGCTCTTCTTGGGATGAAGCTGAACGTGAAGAATAAGGTGGCTGCCAATCCTGGGCAGACGAAGGCCGATTCAACGCCGGACAAGCCAGAAACGGTCGAGGTTTAG